In a single window of the Prochlorococcus marinus str. AS9601 genome:
- a CDS encoding DUF3134 family protein yields the protein MDSNKLKLRLDDISEVNPALTCYHRDDPAPVLPLRDEPDLLSWLENTGRLIAEKDGDSQEISTIEEEELSALMGEKEDYKTEEDPSLEDDWED from the coding sequence ATGGACTCAAATAAACTAAAACTTAGATTAGACGATATTTCTGAAGTCAACCCAGCTTTAACTTGCTACCACAGAGATGATCCAGCTCCTGTTTTGCCATTAAGAGATGAACCTGATCTGCTATCTTGGCTAGAGAATACAGGAAGACTTATAGCAGAAAAAGATGGAGATTCACAAGAGATTAGTACTATAGAAGAAGAAGAGCTTTCAGCACTTATGGGAGAAAAGGAAGATTATAAAACTGAAGAAGATCCTTCATTAGAAGATGATTGGGAAGATTAA